The region CGCAATGTCTCATGAAATGGCGGTTCAAGGGATTGAAGTTGGAATTGAAGCAGTTAAAAAAGCTAGAGAAAAGGGGTACCAATTACTCGGCGTGGGTGAAATGGGGATTGGAAATACCACAACCTCAGCTGCTGTCTTAAAAGGATTAACGGGGATTTCTGTGGATAAGCTTGTTGGAAAAGGTGGCGGAATTACGAAAGCTGCCTATGAGAAAAAAAAGCACGTCGTAAAACGAGCAGTTGAGTTAAATCAAGTAAATCCACAAGATCCAATTGATGTGATTGCTAAAGTCGGTGGATTTGATATTGCAGGAATGGTCGGTGTCTTTTTAGGTGCGGCTTATTACCAAATCCCCGTTGTCATTGATGGCTTTATTTCAGTTGTAGCAGCATTAGTGGCAACTAAATTAAATAAAGATGTAAAAGATTATTGCATTCCATCGCACAAATCAGAAGAAATCGGCTATAACATAGCGATTGAACAATTAGGATTGACACCTATGCTAAACCTTAGCATGCGTTTAGGGGAGGGGAGTGGTTGTCCCATTGCGTTTTCGGTGATTGAATTTGCAATGGCTATGATGAATAACATGGCAACATTTGATGAAGCGCATATTGATGATGATTATTTAGATGAAGTGCGGAATGAAGAAAGTTATAAAGTTTAAGGAGGCCGACTATGGAAATCGGATTAATTCATATTTATTGTGGAGATGGTAAAGGAAAGACAAGTGCTGCAATGGGACTTGGACTTAGAGCTGTTGGTCATGGGAAAAAAGTATTGTTAACACAATTTTTAAAAAGTAATAAAACAGGAGAATTAAAATCGATTGAGAAATTATCAGAATTTTTTCATGTTGTAAAAGGTGAGCCAGCTAAAAAATTTGTTTGGAATATGACAGAAGAAGAAAAAGCAATCGTAAAAATAGAACATACTAATCGTTTTAAAGCAGTCACCAAAAAGGCAGTCGAAGAAGACTATGATGTTCTCATTTTAGATGAATTGATTGCGACGGTTAATTTAGACTTTGTTCCTGTGCATTTGGTCGTTGATTTTTTAAAGAATAAGCCAACATCATTAGAAGTTGTCAT is a window of Turicibacter sanguinis DNA encoding:
- the cobT gene encoding nicotinate-nucleotide--dimethylbenzimidazole phosphoribosyltransferase, with product MLQTVLAGIKPINQETKKLAKKRVDSLAKPLGSLGELEHLSIQIAGITGRVVNKIEKKCIIIMAADNGVVEEGVASAPQLVTLAQTKNFIKGKTGVAVLAAQNKADLMVIDIGINSDEIIPGVIHKKLAKGTQNIYKGPAMSHEMAVQGIEVGIEAVKKAREKGYQLLGVGEMGIGNTTTSAAVLKGLTGISVDKLVGKGGGITKAAYEKKKHVVKRAVELNQVNPQDPIDVIAKVGGFDIAGMVGVFLGAAYYQIPVVIDGFISVVAALVATKLNKDVKDYCIPSHKSEEIGYNIAIEQLGLTPMLNLSMRLGEGSGCPIAFSVIEFAMAMMNNMATFDEAHIDDDYLDEVRNEESYKV
- a CDS encoding cob(I)yrinic acid a,c-diamide adenosyltransferase, whose amino-acid sequence is MEIGLIHIYCGDGKGKTSAAMGLGLRAVGHGKKVLLTQFLKSNKTGELKSIEKLSEFFHVVKGEPAKKFVWNMTEEEKAIVKIEHTNRFKAVTKKAVEEDYDVLILDELIATVNLDFVPVHLVVDFLKNKPTSLEVVMTGRNPKVELVELAHYVSEIKAVKHPFTEGIPARVGIEI